The sequence GGATTAAAGATTATTCACTTTAAAATTCATGATACCTTCCTCGTATCATGTGAGCGGGGGCTGTATGGCTGTACTACAGAGGAAGAGGTGTTTGAGTTCCTGACGGATATTTTAGAGTATCCTGAACAACACGTAGGGAAAGGAAGTTTCAATCTCATCGATCCTGCTAATACTCCTTCGATTCAGGCACTCTGAGTTTCAGCATAGTTATTTCGTGGTTGGGGCTTCCAGTTCTGCGGCAGCAGTTCCCATAATTTATTTTGTTTATGATCATTAATACGCAGCAGTACATCATGCAGATATTCATCAGGATCTATTCCTTGCAATTTACAGGTTTGTATAAGGCTGTAGATAATAGCTGCGCGCTCTCCATGTTCATGCGACCCGGCAAACAATTAATTTTTCAATCCTACTTTAGTTGGACGGATTGCTTGCTCTACGAACATGTTCGATATTGATAGCATGCCGTCATTACAATACTCCGTCAGTTGCTTCATTCTTTTTAATGTATAAGCCATGGCGGTGTAAATGGGCGTACCTTCTATTACTTGAAGTTGTTTAAACTTTTAATTTTCTACAGAATAAGGTTATAAAGGCGAGCCAATGTAATCCCATCCAGGTGAAGGCTTTTGTTTCATAACGCACCAATAGGGCTTTGAAAGCATCGAGCCATGCATTTGCATGCTCAATTTTTGTTCTTTTTTTATATAATTCATCGTCAAAATAACGATACTGGTCTGTACTGGTCTTGCTATTACGCTTATTGGGTTTGACATTCAGCTCTATTTCTTCTTGTTCGCATACCTGACGAAACGCTTCACTATCAAAGCCCGGATCAGCATTCAAAAAAACACCTTTACAACTAATATCTGCTTGCTCCAATACTGCTATTATTTCTTCAAAGAGGCGGCTGATTTCAAACAAATCATTATGTTCTCCGCTTTGTGGACTACCTACAGATAGCAGTTGACCATTGTTATCTCTCAAATACAAGCTGTTTGTGGTCTTACACCCTTTTCTGCCCTGATAACCCACT is a genomic window of Chitinophaga sp. LS1 containing:
- a CDS encoding transposase domain-containing protein, which gives rise to MFAGSHEHGERAAIIYSLIQTCKLQGIDPDEYLHDVLLRINDHKQNKLWELLPQNWKPQPRNNYAETQSA
- a CDS encoding IS66 family transposase produces the protein MEGTPIYTAMAYTLKRMKQLTEYCNDGMLSISNMFVEQAIRPTKVGLKN
- a CDS encoding transposase, giving the protein MALLSANKSKIDLSSAQLDGSHTPSKRGGEQVGYQGRKGCKTTNSLYLRDNNGQLLSVGSPQSGEHNDLFEISRLFEEIIAVLEQADISCKGVFLNADPGFDSEAFRQVCEQEEIELNVKPNKRNSKTSTDQYRYFDDELYKKRTKIEHANAWLDAFKALLVRYETKAFTWMGLHWLAFITLFCRKLKV